The window CGCGAGGTCGAACACGCCCTTGTAGTACGCGGACATGAGCGCGAGCGACACCGCGATGCTGCCCGCGATACCGATGGCGACGAGGCCGATGAACAGGCTCACCCTGGCGCCGTACGCCATGAACGTGAACAGGTCTTTCCCGGACACCAGCGTGCCGAACGGATGGAACCGGCCGTACTTGTCGTACGACCCGATGCCGAAGTTCTGGCGGTCGCCCTGGGACTTCGACGCGAGGTTCGCGGTGCCCGCGGTGACCGTCTGCACGCTTCCCGAGGCTTCGTCGTAGTACTCTATCTGGTGGCTGTACGGGTTCTCGATGTTCGCGTTCGCCGTCGTCGGACTGATAGTCGGCGCGAAGATCGCCATCACGATGAACACGAACACGACGGCCAGGCCGAACTTCCCCCACGAGTGCCCGCGGAGGCGGTCGATCATGTCGTCGGTCGGCGTCCAACCCGCGTACCGGTAGTGCTCGCGGAACACGAGGTAGCCGCGCCACACCCAGTAGAGCACGACGAAAGCGTACGCGTACACGAGGGCGAGGCGGAGCGCCCACGCGTACGCCGGCGACAGCCCGAGGAACGTGCTCTCCCAGGAGCCGTCGGGCATCTGGTAGCCCTGGTTCGGGACGAGGCCGCGGTCGAGCAGCGTCGGCAGGCCGTTCACGGCCGCGCCGATGTCGGCGACGAACCCGAGAACGCCGCCGAGCGGGCCGGCGATGAGGCTCGGGAGCGCCCCGAGCAGGGGTTCCGTGACGACGTCGTACGGGAGCGCCATCACGAACCCACCGATTGCGCCGAGTTCGACGGCGAGGAGCGCCACGAACACGCCAACCCAGAGGGCGGCGGGACGCGGGTTCGCCTTGATGCGCTCGGCCAGCGGTTGATCCGAGTAGTCTGGTGCAGCCATACTATTGTCCCTCGAAACCGACCCGTGGGTCGATTACCGTGTACAGGATGTCTTGAACGATGTTCATGATGACGAGCAGCAGGATGAAGACGTACATGAGCGCGCCCGCAAGCGGGATGTCGCCGTTCATCATCGCTTGCAGGAACACGTAGCCGATACCGTTGATGGCGAACACGTACTCGATGAGCACGCTCCCGCCGACGAGCACGAACGCCTCGGCCGTGATGACGGGCACCAGGGGGATGAGGGCGTTCCGGAAGATGTGCTTCCAGACGATGGTGCGCGGCGGCAAGCCCTTCGCCTTCGCCATCTCGACGTAGTTCGAGTTCTTCGATTCGAGCATGGCGGTGCGGCCGATACGCATCTCGTTCCCCATCGACGCCGACCCGAGCACGATGGACGCCGGGAGGATTTTCTTCGTCGCGGCGAGCAGGTTCTCCCAGTTCGGCATCGGCAGACCGAGCGTCGTGTTCGGGCCGAGGAGCTGGCTGAGCTCGGGCGGGCCGATGACTTTCGTCTGGACGATCCAGGCCTCCCAGTTGAACGGCTGAACGCCGCTCACGGCGGGGAGGCTGTTGAGGAAGTTCACGATGCCGATGGTGGCGTTCTCCGAACTGGAGAGGACGGACATGAAGATGACCGCGAGCCAGAAGTTCGGCATCGCGCGCCAGACGATACCGCTGAACGAGGCGGTGTAGTCGCCGAGCGTGTTCGGGTTGAGTCCCGCGTAGAACCCGAGCGGAATCCCGATGAACAGCGGGATGAGGACCGCCCACGCGCCCATCCACATCGTCCGCGGGAGGAACTGGAGGACGATTTCGAAGGCGGGCGTGGAGGGCGAGAACACGTAGGACTGCCCGAGGTTGAACGTCAGGAGGTCTGCCATGAAGTCGAAGTAGCGACTCCAGAGCGGTTCGTTCAGGTTCAGTTTCCGTCGGATCTCCGCGGCGGCGGGACCGTTCGCGTTCCCGCGACCGAGAATCGCCGATACCGGGTCGATCGGCCCTGCGTACAGGATGATGAACGTCAGGGACGTCCCGAAGATGACGACGGGGATCGAGAGGAGGATTCGTTTGAGGAGGTAGGCGAGCCTGTTCATGACTGTACCCACCGCCCCGTGCCAACCACTTCCATGTTGCGTGCGGTATTGTAGCCCGTGAGCCGTAATTAGGCCTGTCGCTTTCGATTCCCAATCGTACGGATAAATGCGGAGCTACCCGCAGAAAATAAATAAACTGGTCGTGTTTCTTTTGTTACTCGTACTGCCCGCGGTCGCCGATGGAAACCTGGTTGAACTTCGTGGACGCCGTCCCCATCGGACCGACGCGCGGCTTGTCGACCCAGGGGTACGACATGTGCTCGGCGTTGAGGTGGAAGCAGTTGACGAACACCGCGTCCTCCCAGTTCGCCTTCTCCATGTCCACGTAGGCCTCGGCGCGCGCCTGCTGCGCCTCCTCGGTCAGGCCGTAGTTCTCCGTGATCGTGTTCCAGGCTTCGCGGGCCTGCTGGGCGGCGTCAGTGCCCTCCCAGTTCGTGTAGGAGACCGCGTCGTCCTGGTCGACCTGCGAGAACTGCGGGGCCATGAGCTGGAGGAAGTTGTCGCCGCCGGGGTAGTCCGCACCCCAGCCGAGCGTGTACCCTTCGAGGTTGCCGTTCCGGCCGCGCTCGGTGAGCGTCGCGAACGGCACCTGCTCGTAGTTCATCTTGATGTGGCAGGACGCGAGCTTATCACGCATGAGTTTCGTCTCCTCAGACCACGTCTGGGACTGGTAGGAGGTCATGGTGAACTCGTACTTGTTGTCCTGGCTGTAACCGGCTTCCTCCATGACCTCGCGGGCCTTCTGGAGCATCGTCTCCGCCGTCTGACTCTCGCCGTACCCGTACGGGTAGTCCTTCGCCGCCTCGTTGTAGGCGGACGCGCCGCCGGGGTAGAGACCCGGAGGCAGGAAGAAGTACGCGGGCTTGTACGGACGGCCGAACACGGTGTTGACCATCTGGCGCGCGCTGAACGCGTACGCGAACGCCTTCCGCGCCGGCTTGATGACCTTGTCCGTGTTGAACGCGTAGTAGTACGTGACGAGCTCTGACGTGCGGTAGTAGTCCGCGGTCAGGTCGTTGACGAGCGGACCGTACGTCCCGTAGGGGTGGCCGTTCTCGTCCGTGCCCTCGAGGGTAATCTTGTCCGGGTCGTACTTCGAGGACGGCACGGACGGGTGGTCCGCGTTGACGTTCTTCGTCGCGTACGTGTAGAGCGCGTTCGTCTTCTCGACGATCTGGAAGTGAACGCCCGCAATCTTCGCGGTCTCGCCGTGGAAGTCGTCGTAGCGTTCGAGGGTCGCTTCGGTTCCCTTCGTCCACTTCCCGAGCGTGAACGGACCGGTTCCCATCGGGCTCGTGGTCGCGTACTCGGACTGGCTGACCTCGCCGTCGTAGCCGTCGATGTCGCCGACGTAGCCCTCCTTCTGGGCCGCGAAGGGGTCGTACGCCATCATTTCGAGCGCCGCGTAGAACGGCTGCGTGAGCTCGACCTTGAACGTGGTCTGGTCGACGGCTTCGACGCCGAGCGAACCGGAGACGTAGGAGCCGTCGTCGTTCTCCTCGTGCGTGACGCCGAGCACGTCGAGCAGGAACGAGGCGCGGCGGCTGCTGTCGGAGGCCGCGAGGCGCTCCCACGAGTACACCATGTCGGACGCCGTGAACGACGAGCCGTCGTGGAACGTGACGTCCTCCTTGAGGTCGAACGTGATGACGGTGCTGTCGTCGTTGAGTTCGTAGCCCGTCGCGAGGAAGGTCTCCGCTGTCGTGTACGCGTTCGGGTAGACGGTCAGCGTATCGTACATCTGGTGGATGAGATACGCGGACGCCTCGTCCGTCGAGGCGACGGGGTCGAGCGTCGTGATGGTGGAGTTCGTCCTCCGGTACGTCTTGTCCGAACTCCCGGTGTCGCCGCCGTCGGTCGTACCCGTGGTATCCTTCGTCGTCGTGTCCGAGCTGCCGGAACAGCCCGCGAGCGCGGCTGCCGTCGCCGCGCCGCCGGTCGCCTGCAGGAAGCGACGCCGGCTGACGGTGTCATTGTCTGTCATCCGGGCAGGTATTGCCGCCCTACTGGGATAAACTTGCTGATTTGAGGGTTGCTGGCCGATATGGTTAGGATCTGTCGATAAGACCGTTCAGCTGCTGACGGTTGATAATCGTTACCGTGGTACCTGTCGGAACGACGGGGTTAAATAGGGCTGTCACTTCGTATCATATGTCATGGCAACCTCTGCCACTGCCGTCCCGGCTTCCGGCGCTGATGTGATGGCCTCGATAGACGACGAGGGCACGGAAGAGCGCCTCGTCATCGCAGACGTCTCCCGCGACGACGCGTGGGTAACCATCGGCGCACGGGACGCAGCGCCGCTCGCCGAGTGGCGATAACGCACTTTTTTCCCGCCGCCCCGACTCTCCTCGGTATGGACTACCGCGAAGTCACCACGAGCCGCGAGTTCGTCGCGCGCATGGAACACGGCGCGGACTGGCGCGAGGAGATAGAGGGACTCGCGCGCGACGAGGGCGTCGAAGCCGGCTGGTTCGTCGCGATGGGGGCCGTCCAGGACGCGGAACTCTGGTACTACGACCAGGACGAGTTCGAGTACAAGCCCGCGCGGTTCGACGAGCCGATGGAGGTCGCGGCGTGCGTCGGGAACGTCTCGCTGCTCGACGGCGACGTGTTCGCGCACACGCACGCGGTGCTGTCCCGGAAGTCCGGGCAGGCGCTCGCCGGCCACCTCGACCGCGCGACGGTGTTCGCGGGCGAGGTCTCCCTCCGCGAGTTCGAGACGCCGCTCGAACGCGAGCACGACGACGTGACTGACCTCGACCTCTGGCTGTAGCGCGGGCGTGGGTATCCCCACCCCCCGAACGCACGAAAAATACACGATTGTGGATATTATTGGCGGTATTCGGACGCGACAATTCATGCACGTGCAGAAACCTTTAGGCGGATGGGCCGATTCCATCACGACATGAAGGTACTCGTCACCGATCCCATCGCGGACGCCGGTCTGGAGCGACTACACGACGCAGGCCACGACGTCGTCGAAGCGTACGAAGCCGAGGGTGACGCCCTCCTCGACGCCGTCGCCGACGCGAACGGACTCATCGTCCGCTCCGGCACCGAAGTCACCCGCGAGGTGTTCGAACACGCGCCCGACCTCCAAATCGTCGGCCGCGCCGGCATCGGCGTGGACAACATCGACATCGACGCCGCCACCGACCACGGCGTCATCGTCGCCAACGCACCCGAAGGCAACGTCCGCGCCGCCGCCGAACACACCGTCGCGATGATGTTCGCCACCGCCCGCTCCATCCCGCAAGCCCACACCCGTCTCACTGACGGCGAGTGGGCGAAAGGCGACTTCCTCGGCACGGAACTCAACGGCAAGACCCTCGGCATCGTCGGATTGGGCCGCGTCGGCCAGGAGGTCGCGAAACGACTCAGCGGCGTCGGCATGAACCTCGTCGCTTACGACCCCTACATCGGCGAGGACCGCGCGAACCAGCTCGGCGCGGAACTCGTCGACCTCGACGCCTGCCTCGACGCCGCTGACTTCGTTACCGTCCACGTCCCGCTCACGGACGAGACCCACCACCTCCTCGGCGAGGACGAACTCGCGCAGATAGAGGGCGGCTACCTCGTCAACGTCGCGCGCGGCGGCGTCGTCGACGAAACCGCGCTCGCCGACGCCGTCGAGGACGGCGTGCTCAAGGGCGCGGCGCTCGACGTGTTCGAGGACGAACCGCTCACCGCCGACTCGCCGCTGCTCGACGTCGAGGACATCATCACCACGCCCCACCTCGGCGCGTCGACGGAGGCCGCCCAGGAGCACGTCGCCACCACGACCGCAGACCAGGTCGTCGCAGCGCTCGCCGACCAGCCCGTGCTGAACGCGCTGAACGCGCCGAGCGTCGACGAGACCGCGTACGAGCGCATCGAGCCCTACATCGAACTCGCCGAGACGGCGGGAAAGGTCGCCGCCCAGCTGTTCGGCGAGCGCATCGACCGCATCGAGGTGACGTACGCGGGCGACATCGCCGACGAAGACCTCGACCTCGTGACGGCGAGCGCGCAGAAGGGCGTCTTCGAACCCCTCGAGTGGAACGTGAACGCCGTCAACGCACCCCGCGTCGCCGAGGAACGCGGCATCGACGTGACCGAATCCAAGACGCACACGACCGAGGACTTCCAGAGCCTCCTCACCGTCACCGTCGGCGTCGACGACCGCGAACTCTCCGTCTCCGGCACGCTCTTCACGGGCGACGAACCCCGACTCGTCTCCATCGACGGCTACCGCGTCGACGCCATCCCGCACGGCACGATGCTCGTCGCTCGCAACCGCGACGAACCCGGCGTCATCGGCCTCATCGGCACCGTGCTCGGCGAGAGCGACATCAACATCGCCGGCATGTTCAACGCCCGCGAAACCATCGGCGGCGAAGCCCTCACCGTCTACAACCTCGACAACCCCGTCCCCGAGGACGTGCGCGACGAACTCGTCGCCGACGACCGCATCATCTCCGTCCAGGAAATCGACCTGAACGGCGACTAATCCCTACGCTCGGCTTTTTGCTGCTGCGCGGCTCGCGTCTCGGAACCCGTGTCGAACGCGAAGCGCGCGCCGCCCGTCTCCGCAGCGTCCAGCGAGACGATCCAGCCGTGTGCGTCAGCGATGGCCTGCACGATGGAGAGCCCGAGCCCGGTTCCGGCGTCGCTCGTCGTGTACCCCGTGTCGAACACGCGCCCGCGTTCGCCCGCCGCGATTCCCGTGCCGTCGTCCGCGACGACGAACCCCGCGTCCGTCGCGCGCACCGTGACGGTGGTGGCGTCGCCGTGCGCGACCGCGTTCCGGAAGAGGTTCTCCAGCAGACTCCGAACCTGCGCGCGATCCGCGAGCACGGTTCCCGTGGACTCGACCTCGAGCGCGGCGTCCCCGGTCTCGCTCGTCTCCCACGCGTCACGCGCCACCGACCCGAGGTCGACGCGTTCGCGCTCCGGGACGCCGAGGTCGGTGCGCGCCGCCCGCACGGTGCTGTCCACCACGCGCTCCACGCGGTCGAGCGCGCGCGCCGCCCGCTCGAAGTCCTCCGCGTCCCCGGTCTCCCGGGCGAGCGCGAGCGACCCCGACGCGACCGTGAGCGGACTCCGCACGTCGTGACTGATGGTGTCGGCGACCCGGTTCAGGCGGTCGTTCTCCCGCGCGAGCTCGCGGCGCTTGCGTTCGAGGTCGGTCACGTCCCGCACTCGGACGAGCGTGCCGTCGTTGTCGAGCCCGCTCTCCGTGACGGCCACCCAGCGCTCCCGCCCCTCAGCGTCCGTCACCGAGACCGGCGCCTCGCCGTCGAGGCGGTCGGAGAGCACGCGCCCGACGGGCTCGCCGACCACGTCAGTCGTGTCGAGCAGCCGGGTCGCCGCGCGGTTCGCGTCCACGACGCGCCCGGTCGCGTCCACGACGAGCACGCCGTCGTCGAGTTCCTCCACGAGCGTGTCCCGCGCGACCGGCACCACGTCGAGGAGCGAGTGCTGGGAGAGGGCGTACCCGAACGCGAGCGCCGTGACGCCGACGAACGCCTCCGGTTCGAACGCGCTCGCGCCCGCGAAGTACGCGACCTGCGCGACCGCGGGCACGCTCACGCCCGCGAGAACGGCGACGACCTGCCCGCGGAACGCGGGCGGCGACCGAACGAGCGCGGCGAGCAGGAGTCCCGTCCCGATGGTGTTCGTCACGCCGAAGTACGCCCACGCCACCCAGAACCACGGTCCGAACTCGCGGGTGAGCGTGACGACGCCACCCGCGCGTTCGAGCGCGGCGCCCGTTCGCAGGAGAGCGTGGCTGTCGTTCGTCCACGCGACCGTGAGCGTCACCAGCGGGACGACGCAGAGGAGTCCGAGCGTCCGCGGGGTGAGCCAGCTATCACGGTCGGCGTACCGCGCGGCGAACACCACCCACGCGACCGGTGCGACGGCGATACCCACGTACTGGACGTCCACCGCCACGAGCTTCTGGGGGAGCGTCGTCGCCGCGGCCTGCGCGGCGTTCCCGGCCGCCCACAGCGCGGCCGCAAGCAGGAACGCGGTGAGCGCTCGCGCGCCCGGCGCGGACCGGAGCCGCCACGAGTAGCCGGCGACGAGCAGCGCCGCTGCTCCGGACAGCGACGACACCCAGACCTCGGGCGTTACCTGCATCCCCCTCTCTGGTCGAGACTCATCCAACCCACGCGAATAAGAATACCGCTAGAGCGCGTCGAGGACGCCGTCCGCGTCCGCGGGCACCGGAACCGGCTCCGACCCGGCGGCGGCCGCGGCGTCCGGATCCTTGAGGAGGTGGCCGGTGGTGAGACACACCACCTGTTCGTCCGCGTCGATTTCGCCCGCCTCGCGGAGCTTCCGGACGCCCGCAATCGAGGCGGCGGACGCGGGCTCGACGCCGACGCCCTCTCGGGCGAGCGCCCGCTGGGCGTCCGTGATTTCGTCGTCCCCGACGGCGACGGCGGTGCCGTCGGTCGCGCGAATCCCCGGCAGAGCCTTCGGCGCGTTCACGGGGTTGCCGATGCGGATGGCGGTCGCGCGCGTCTCCACCTCGTCCCACGGCTGGACTTCGTCCCAGTCGTTCTCTATGGCTTCGACCATCGGGGCCGCGCCCGCGGCCTGCACGCCCGTGAGCTTCGGCATCTCCGACTCGTCCATCGCGCCCGCCGCGACGAGCTCGCGGAAGCACTTGTACAATGCCGCCGTGTTCCCCGCGTTCCCCACCGGGAGCGCGATGCGGTCGGGGTACTCGCCCGTTTCGGCCTTCGACTGCTCGAGGATTTCGAGCCCGATGGTCTTCTGGCCCTCCAGCCGGAACGGATTCAGGCTGTTCAGGAGGTACGCTTCACCCCTGTCCGCGAGCTCCGCGACCACGTCGAGGCAGTCGTCGAAGTTCCCGTCGACTTCGCAGATTTTCGCGCCGTGCAGGCTCGCCTGCGCGACCTTCCCGGCCGCGACCTTCCCCGCCGGTAGCAGGACGAGCACTTGCTTGCCGGCGCGGGTGCCGTAGCACGCGAGCGCCGCGGACGTGTTTCCGGTGGAGGCGCAGGCGAGGCGGCCGACGCCGAGTTCGTCCGCGACCTTCACGCCGAGCGTCATCCCGCGGTCCTTGAACGACCCCGTCGGGTTCATGCCCTCGTGTTTCACGCGGAGGTCGGCGAGGCCGAGGTCGTCCTCGATGCCGGGAGCCGTGTAGAGCGGCGTGTCGCCCTCCTCGATGCTCACGCCCTCCTCGAACGGGAGCGCCGCGCTGTACCGCCAGACGCCGCGTCCCTCGAACTCGCTCCAGTCCGGGTACTCGTCGTATCTGGCTTCCAGCAGGCCGTCGCAGTCGGGACACCGATACACCACGTCGTCGAACGGCGCGACCGCGTTCCCGCACTCGATGCACGCGAGCCAGACGCCGTCGTCCGCCTCGGGCGGCGTCGACACGTCGAGACTGAGGTCTGTCATTGTCGGACGTGCGCGGCCGAGCCACAAATAGGGGGCGCTTCGCGCAACTACACGAGTTCGACCAGCAGGCCGTTCTGGCCGTGCATCCGGTTCTCCGCCTGCCGCCACACCAGCGAGCGCTCGCTTTCGAGCACGTCCGCCGTGATTTCCTCGCCGCGGTGCGCGGGCAGGCAGTGCATCACTTTCGCGTCCGTCCCCGCGAGCAGGTCTTCGTTCACCTGGTACGGCTGGAGTGCGTCGAGGCGCTGTTCGCGTTCGTCCTCGTCGCCCATGCTCACCCAGACGTCCGTGTACACCACGTCAGCGCCCGCGACCGCTTCTTCTGGGTCGGTGGTCGCGGTGACGGTGCCGGAGTAGTCGCTCGCGCGGTCGAACACGTCGTCGTCGAGCGCGTACGCGTCCGGGGTGGCGACGGACACGTCGTGGCCGCGCATCGCCGCGCCGACGACGAACGACGCTGCGACGTTGTTCCCGTCCCCCACCCACGCGACCGAGGCGTCGCCGCCGACGACTTCCTCGATAGTGAGGAGGTCGGCGAGCGTCTGCACCGGATGCGCCTCGTCCGACAGCCCGTTCACGACCGGGATTGAGGAGTACGCGGCGAGCGTTTCGAGCGTCTCGTGGTCGTCCACGCGCGCCATCACGGCGTCGGCGTAGCAGGCGAGCGCGCGCGCGGTGTCCTGCACGGGTTCGCCGCGGCCGAGCTG is drawn from Salarchaeum sp. JOR-1 and contains these coding sequences:
- a CDS encoding ABC transporter permease is translated as MAAPDYSDQPLAERIKANPRPAALWVGVFVALLAVELGAIGGFVMALPYDVVTEPLLGALPSLIAGPLGGVLGFVADIGAAVNGLPTLLDRGLVPNQGYQMPDGSWESTFLGLSPAYAWALRLALVYAYAFVVLYWVWRGYLVFREHYRYAGWTPTDDMIDRLRGHSWGKFGLAVVFVFIVMAIFAPTISPTTANANIENPYSHQIEYYDEASGSVQTVTAGTANLASKSQGDRQNFGIGSYDKYGRFHPFGTLVSGKDLFTFMAYGARVSLFIGLVAIGIAGSIAVSLALMSAYYKGVFDLATVLVSDSFQAMPQLLVLIMLSVALGDTWIAKIYSGAFVLALIFGAWGWTGLWRAVRGPAFQTVENEWVDAAESFGERADVLMRKHVAPYIVGYLLIYASMSMGGYMIATAGLSYIGIGVQPPTPEWGRAVSVGQNYIISDSWHISVLPGLAITTVVVGFNALGDGIRDAIDPQSEGAGADEVGATGGGA
- a CDS encoding ABC transporter permease, whose protein sequence is MNRLAYLLKRILLSIPVVIFGTSLTFIILYAGPIDPVSAILGRGNANGPAAAEIRRKLNLNEPLWSRYFDFMADLLTFNLGQSYVFSPSTPAFEIVLQFLPRTMWMGAWAVLIPLFIGIPLGFYAGLNPNTLGDYTASFSGIVWRAMPNFWLAVIFMSVLSSSENATIGIVNFLNSLPAVSGVQPFNWEAWIVQTKVIGPPELSQLLGPNTTLGLPMPNWENLLAATKKILPASIVLGSASMGNEMRIGRTAMLESKNSNYVEMAKAKGLPPRTIVWKHIFRNALIPLVPVITAEAFVLVGGSVLIEYVFAINGIGYVFLQAMMNGDIPLAGALMYVFILLLVIMNIVQDILYTVIDPRVGFEGQ
- a CDS encoding ABC transporter substrate-binding protein, which produces MTDNDTVSRRRFLQATGGAATAAALAGCSGSSDTTTKDTTGTTDGGDTGSSDKTYRRTNSTITTLDPVASTDEASAYLIHQMYDTLTVYPNAYTTAETFLATGYELNDDSTVITFDLKEDVTFHDGSSFTASDMVYSWERLAASDSSRRASFLLDVLGVTHEENDDGSYVSGSLGVEAVDQTTFKVELTQPFYAALEMMAYDPFAAQKEGYVGDIDGYDGEVSQSEYATTSPMGTGPFTLGKWTKGTEATLERYDDFHGETAKIAGVHFQIVEKTNALYTYATKNVNADHPSVPSSKYDPDKITLEGTDENGHPYGTYGPLVNDLTADYYRTSELVTYYYAFNTDKVIKPARKAFAYAFSARQMVNTVFGRPYKPAYFFLPPGLYPGGASAYNEAAKDYPYGYGESQTAETMLQKAREVMEEAGYSQDNKYEFTMTSYQSQTWSEETKLMRDKLASCHIKMNYEQVPFATLTERGRNGNLEGYTLGWGADYPGGDNFLQLMAPQFSQVDQDDAVSYTNWEGTDAAQQAREAWNTITENYGLTEEAQQARAEAYVDMEKANWEDAVFVNCFHLNAEHMSYPWVDKPRVGPMGTASTKFNQVSIGDRGQYE
- a CDS encoding PPC domain-containing DNA-binding protein is translated as MDYREVTTSREFVARMEHGADWREEIEGLARDEGVEAGWFVAMGAVQDAELWYYDQDEFEYKPARFDEPMEVAACVGNVSLLDGDVFAHTHAVLSRKSGQALAGHLDRATVFAGEVSLREFETPLEREHDDVTDLDLWL
- the serA gene encoding phosphoglycerate dehydrogenase, which encodes MKVLVTDPIADAGLERLHDAGHDVVEAYEAEGDALLDAVADANGLIVRSGTEVTREVFEHAPDLQIVGRAGIGVDNIDIDAATDHGVIVANAPEGNVRAAAEHTVAMMFATARSIPQAHTRLTDGEWAKGDFLGTELNGKTLGIVGLGRVGQEVAKRLSGVGMNLVAYDPYIGEDRANQLGAELVDLDACLDAADFVTVHVPLTDETHHLLGEDELAQIEGGYLVNVARGGVVDETALADAVEDGVLKGAALDVFEDEPLTADSPLLDVEDIITTPHLGASTEAAQEHVATTTADQVVAALADQPVLNALNAPSVDETAYERIEPYIELAETAGKVAAQLFGERIDRIEVTYAGDIADEDLDLVTASAQKGVFEPLEWNVNAVNAPRVAEERGIDVTESKTHTTEDFQSLLTVTVGVDDRELSVSGTLFTGDEPRLVSIDGYRVDAIPHGTMLVARNRDEPGVIGLIGTVLGESDINIAGMFNARETIGGEALTVYNLDNPVPEDVRDELVADDRIISVQEIDLNGD
- a CDS encoding histidine kinase N-terminal 7TM domain-containing protein; protein product: MQVTPEVWVSSLSGAAALLVAGYSWRLRSAPGARALTAFLLAAALWAAGNAAQAAATTLPQKLVAVDVQYVGIAVAPVAWVVFAARYADRDSWLTPRTLGLLCVVPLVTLTVAWTNDSHALLRTGAALERAGGVVTLTREFGPWFWVAWAYFGVTNTIGTGLLLAALVRSPPAFRGQVVAVLAGVSVPAVAQVAYFAGASAFEPEAFVGVTALAFGYALSQHSLLDVVPVARDTLVEELDDGVLVVDATGRVVDANRAATRLLDTTDVVGEPVGRVLSDRLDGEAPVSVTDAEGRERWVAVTESGLDNDGTLVRVRDVTDLERKRRELARENDRLNRVADTISHDVRSPLTVASGSLALARETGDAEDFERAARALDRVERVVDSTVRAARTDLGVPERERVDLGSVARDAWETSETGDAALEVESTGTVLADRAQVRSLLENLFRNAVAHGDATTVTVRATDAGFVVADDGTGIAAGERGRVFDTGYTTSDAGTGLGLSIVQAIADAHGWIVSLDAAETGGARFAFDTGSETRAAQQQKAERRD
- the thrC gene encoding threonine synthase, with translation MTDLSLDVSTPPEADDGVWLACIECGNAVAPFDDVVYRCPDCDGLLEARYDEYPDWSEFEGRGVWRYSAALPFEEGVSIEEGDTPLYTAPGIEDDLGLADLRVKHEGMNPTGSFKDRGMTLGVKVADELGVGRLACASTGNTSAALACYGTRAGKQVLVLLPAGKVAAGKVAQASLHGAKICEVDGNFDDCLDVVAELADRGEAYLLNSLNPFRLEGQKTIGLEILEQSKAETGEYPDRIALPVGNAGNTAALYKCFRELVAAGAMDESEMPKLTGVQAAGAAPMVEAIENDWDEVQPWDEVETRATAIRIGNPVNAPKALPGIRATDGTAVAVGDDEITDAQRALAREGVGVEPASAASIAGVRKLREAGEIDADEQVVCLTTGHLLKDPDAAAAAGSEPVPVPADADGVLDAL
- the argF gene encoding ornithine carbamoyltransferase produces the protein MHFLNVDDLTPTELDSVLTSARDLKGDYAGTPLAEKSLAMLFEKASTRTRVSFEVGMTKLGGHAVFLGKDDIQLGRGEPVQDTARALACYADAVMARVDDHETLETLAAYSSIPVVNGLSDEAHPVQTLADLLTIEEVVGGDASVAWVGDGNNVAASFVVGAAMRGHDVSVATPDAYALDDDVFDRASDYSGTVTATTDPEEAVAGADVVYTDVWVSMGDEDEREQRLDALQPYQVNEDLLAGTDAKVMHCLPAHRGEEITADVLESERSLVWRQAENRMHGQNGLLVELV